From a single Arachis hypogaea cultivar Tifrunner chromosome 3, arahy.Tifrunner.gnm2.J5K5, whole genome shotgun sequence genomic region:
- the LOC112787336 gene encoding uncharacterized protein, whose protein sequence is MSEAHSTQNRSSAYLDALSQAIHKKLQRALANSSQRRNLLQELFADVALEVDDRAKEVIVNKEEDAIGPAEDVLDGPLCFYDVLADYFVRVPGSGKPILDLIVQLWSQSFSSHIFALLFHKWLFEAQIDKPEVLLRYSSALVQGATDVFWIDIQTNTRRFQSLFLYLLEDVALDHNRLNKIPVQAQRDMYLLLSRFILFYNSADKVDNFLKQCPNFPTAFLIGGPADIFVTELTDQLQKLKVEPVLLHYLSEIKVLQGMELRMTTSTRLKTCLYSFTSPGGPMYPTRAVRHAAWEALDLLFPVGRYPRHLISLFFRLLYPWYWPSSCWNFVMACLQALYFSLIGFIYSTWDNFTKPKSQ, encoded by the exons ATGTCCGAAGCTCATTCCACGCAGAATCGAAGCTCCGCGTACCTCGACGCGCTCTCTCAAGCGATCCACAAGAAGCTCCAGCGG GCGCTAGCTAATTCCTCGCAGAGGCGCAATTTGTTGCAGGAGCTGTTTGCAGACGTTGCTTTAGAAGTTGATGACCGAGCTAAAG AAGTAATTGTCAACAAGGAAGAAGATGCCATTGGTCCTGCAGAGGATGTCCTTGATGGTCCATTATGTTTCTATGATGTGCTTGCTGATTATTTTGTACGAGTACCTGGGAGTGGAAAGCCTATCCTTGACTTGATTGTGCAACTATGGAGCCAATCTTTTTCTTCGCATATCTTTGCCCTCCTTTTTCACAAATGG TTATTTGAAGCTCAAATTGATAAGCCAGAAGTGCTCCTCCGCTATTCATCTGCTCTAGTTCAAGGAGCCACAGATGTGTTCTG GATTGACATTCAAACAAATACAAGGCGTTTCCAGTCTCTATTTCTT TACCTTCTGGAAGATGTTGCATTAGACCATAATCGATTGAATAAAATTCCTGTCCAG GCTCAGCGAGACATGTATCTTTTGCTCTCAAGgttcattttattttacaattcaG CTGACAAAGTGGATAACTTCTTGAAACAATGTCCAAATTTTCCAACTGCTTTTCTAATTGGTGGTCCAGCAGATATATTCGTTACTGAACTTACTGATCAG CTTCAAAAGTTGAAGGTGGAACCGGTGCTGTTGCATTATCTTTCAGAAATTAAGGTCCTCCAGG GTATGGAATTAAGAATGACTACAAGCACGAGATTGAAGACGTGTTTATATAGTTTTACATCTCCTGGTGGTCCAATGTATCCAACCAGAGCTGTTCGTCATGCTGCTTGGGAAGCACTAGATTTGCTCTTTCca GTTGGAAGATACCCTCGGCATCTTATAAGTTTGTTCTTCAGGTTGCTCTATCCATGGTATTGGCCGTCCTCGTGTTGGAACTTCGTGATGGCATGTCTTCAGGCGTTATATTTCTCATTAATAGGGTTTATATATTCTACGTGGGACAACTTTACTAAACCAAAATCGCAGTAG
- the LOC112787373 gene encoding UDP-glucuronic acid decarboxylase 5 — translation MASKSPKDDNQDGKQPPLPSPLRFSKFFQPNMRILITGGAGFIGSHLVDRLMENEKNEVIVADNYFTGSKDNIKHWIGHPRFELIRHDVTETLLVEVDRIYHLACPASPIYYKYNPVKTIKTNVIGTLNMLGLAKRVGARILLTSTSEVYGDPLVHPQPETYWGNVNPNGVRSCYDEGKRVAETLMFDYHRQHGIEIRVARIFNTYGPRMNIDDGRVVSNFIAQAIRGESLTVQSPGSQTRSFCYVSDLVDGLIRLMEGSDTGPINLGNPGEFTVLELAQTVKELINPAVEIKTVDNTPDDPKQRKPDITKAKEVLGWEPKFALKDGLPLMEDDFRKRLGVAKAK, via the exons ATGGCATCGAAATCTCCTAAGGATGATAACCAAGATGGAAAGCAACCTCCCTTGCCATCTCCGTTGCGTTTTTCCAAGTTCTTCCAG CCCAACATGAGAATTTTGATCACGGGAGGAGCTGGATTCATTGGCTCACACCTCGTCGATAGACTCATGGAAAACGAAAAGAATGAG GTCATTGTTGCTGATAACTACTTCACTGGATCCAAGGATAACATCAAACATTGGATCGGTCATCCAAGATTTGAGCTTATCCGTCATG ATGTCACTGAAACTTTGCTGGTTGAGGTTGATCGGATTTATCATCTTGCTTGCCCTGCTTCTCCTATTTACTACAAATATAATCCTGTGAAG ACAATAAAGACAAATGTGATTGGCACACTGAACATGCTTGGGCTTGCAAAGCGAGTAGGAGCAAG GATTTTGCTTACATCAACTTCAGAGGTGTATGGAGATCCTCTTGTGCATCCCCAACCTGAGACCTACTGGGGCAATGTCAACCCTAATG GTGTACGAAGTTGCTATGATGAGGGGAAGCGTGTGGCTGAGACTCTGATGTTTGATTATCATAGGCAACATGGCATAG AAATACGCGTTGCAAGAATCTTCAACACATATGGACCACGCATGAATATTGATGATGGCCGTGTTGTTAGCAACTTCATTGCTCAAGCAATTCG TGGTGAGTCCTTGACAGTCCAATCCCCGGGATCACAAACCCGAAGCTTCTGCTATGTCTCTGATTtg GTTGATGGCCTGATCcgtctcatggaaggatcagacaCTGGCCCAATCAACCTTGGAAACCCAG GTGAATTTACAGTGCTTGAACTTGCACAGACAGTGAAGGAG CTTATTAATCCAGCTGTGGAGATAAAGACAGTGGATAACACTCCTGATGATCCAAAACAGAGAAAACCAGACATTACAAAAGCAAAGGAAGTGCTTGGTTGGGAACCAAAGTTCGCATTGAAAGATGGTCTTCCTCTTATGGAAGATGATTTCCGAAAGAGGCTTGGTGTTGCCAAAGCCAAGTGA
- the LOC112787409 gene encoding UDP-glucuronic acid decarboxylase 6 translates to MAANASNGAAKQPPQPSPLRFSKFFQSNMRILVTGGAGFIGSHLVDRLMENEKNEVIVVDNFFTGSKDNLRKWIGHPRFELIRHDVTEQLLVEVDQIYHLACPASPIFYKYNPVKTIKTNVIGTLNMLGLAKRVGARILLTSTSEVYGDPLVHPQPETYWGNVNPIGVRSCYDEGKRVAETLMFDYHRQHGIEIRIARIFNTYGPRMNIDDGRVVSNFIAQALRGEPLTVQLPGTQTRSFCYVSDMVDGLIRLMEGENTGPINIGNPGEFTMTELAETVKELINPDVEIKMVENTPDDPRQRKPDITKAKELLGWEPKVKLRDGLPLMEEDFRLRLGVPKKN, encoded by the exons ATGGCAGCCAATGCTTCTAATGGAGCAGCAAAGCAACCTCCTCAGCCATCTCCCTTGCGCTTCTCCAAGTTCTTTCAG TCCAATATGAGAATTTTGGTTACTGGAGGAGCTGGATTTATTGGCTCTCACCTAGTTGACAGATTGATggaaaatgagaagaatgag GTCATAGTCGTTGATAACTTCTTCACTGGATCTAAAGACAACCTTAGAAAGTGGATTGGTCATCCTAGATTTGAGTTAATTCGTCACG ATGTCACGGAGCAATTACTGGTGGAGGTTGATCAAATTTACCACCTTGCTTGCCCTGCTTCTCCGATTTTCTACAAATACAATCCTGTAAAG ACCATAAAGACAAATGTGATTGGAACACTGAACATGCTCGGGCTTGCTAAGCGAGTGGGAGCAAG GATTTTACTTACATCTACTTCAGAGGTATATGGAGATCCCCTTGTGCATCCACAACCAGAAACCTATTGGGGAAATGTTAACCCTATTG GAGTTCGAAGTTGTTATGATGAGGGCAAGCGAGTTGCAGAAACTTTGATGTTTGATTATCATAGGCAACATGGAATTG AAATCCGAATTGCAAGAATCTTTAATACATATGGACCTCGAATGAACATTGATGACGGCCGTGTTGTCAGCAATTTCATTGCTCAAGCACTCCG TGGTGAACCCCTAACAGTCCAACTTCCAGGAACTCAAACTCGCAGCTTCTGCTATGTCTCTGACATG GTTGATGGCCTTATCCGTCTAATGGAAGGCGAAAACACAGGTCCAATCAACATTGGGAACCCAG GCGAGTTTACTATGACTGAACTTGCTGAGACTGtgaaagag CTTATTAATCCAGATGTGGAAATCAAGATGGTTGAGAACACACCAGATGATCCAAGACAGAGAAAACCAGACATAACAAAAGCAAAGGAATTGCTTGGTTGGGAACCAAAGGTCAAGTTGAGAGATGGCCTTCCTCTTATGGAAGAGGATTTCCGTTTGAGGCTTGGTGTTCCCAAAAAGAACTAA
- the LOC112787445 gene encoding uncharacterized protein — protein sequence MMAAATNGGKSMWQACLASAFRTALATTIVGSVTLLGPHSLKKLIELPSFSYVTVGIIILNDATFGDSLRGSWYALYATIQSMGPAMLSFWIIGPSRFTKETIAVAVALAAFVVALPGEITHFIAKRIALGQIVLLYVIAYINGARTQPLMHPLGVAASTALGVAACILALLFPSPRLACRQVKKNYKLLTQNTIKRVKLLMKAICEDDKASVFMSVSQANCFSTTKLLQIITHYQKGMRWERPQTKIFRSNCLYAVEKLKEVDITLRGMELALRSINSFPISMINEDMKHGLNSLMQQISLTIKETKHNLHGASLTVPEPSEKNITNFLHSLQTIPTTLQDLPFYFYLFCTKLLYMKSLAEPTPPSIQDQPTEKNGNPNLNSPEGNKENWANSFVTTLTSPKLMASYKCSLSLGLAVYLGLVYSKKDGFWAGLPVAVTYTSGREATFRVTNLKAQGTVLGTVYGVLISFVFERFLVLRFLSLFPWFLFTSFLQRSQMYGPAGGVSAAIGALLILGRENFGPPKEFAITRIVETFIGLSCSIFVDILFRPKRASTCAKVELSNSISTLVESIGSLSILHDSSKTKVEQNQKKLKGHVNKLKKFVVEAEAEPNFWFLPFHGACYNKLLESLSRLDDVLQLGSQALKFLQQEVQRCEACWKEHVNLIEGDIGHLKELICNSMKSFEEISKLKSLGFLEKELEKKKNTTSDVEVGKSTPKSSICMVSGLGEDGLEKTLGSYLQHSRNAVDHLYDDDDDVEDEKELKSQVVLSLSALGFCLSAIMKETMKIEEAIKELVQWENPSSVINLYEISCKLHSLHK from the exons ATGATGGCAGCAGCCACTAATGGAGGCAAATCCATGTGGCAAGCATGCCTAGCCTCAGCCTTCCGTACAGCTCTAGCCACCACCATAGTGGGCTCTGTAACCCTCTTGGGCCCCCATTCCCTAAAAAAGCTTATCGAGCTGCCTTCATTCTCCTATGTCACGGTGGGAATAATCATCCTCAACGATGCCACCTTCGGAGACTCCTTGAGAGGCTCCTGGTATGCTCTTTATGCAACAATTCAGAGCATGGGCCCAGCCATGCTCAGCTTCTGGATCATTGGGCCCAGCCGCTTTACTAAGGAGACGATAGCGGTGGCAGTCGCCCTGGCCGCCTTCGTTGTGGCGCTACCGGGAGAGATTACGCATTTCATAGCTAAGAGGATAGCGCTTGGTCAGATAGTTCTTCTGTATGTCATAGCTTACATCAATGGTGCTCGTACTCAGCCTCTCATGCACCCTCTCGGCGTGGCGGCTAGCACCGCCCTCGGAGTGGCGGCCTGCATTCTCGCCCTGTTGTTTCCCTCTCCGCGTCTTGCATGCCGTCAG GTGAAAAAGAATTACAAGCTATTAACACAGAATACGATTAAGAGGGTGAAGCTTTTGATGAAGGCAATATGTGAAGATGACAAGGCCTCTGTATTCATGTCAGTTTCTCAAGCCAACTGTTTCTCAACTACCAAGCTTCTCCAAATCATCACACACTACCAA AAAGGCATGAGGTGGGAGAGACCTCAAACCAAAATATTCAGATCCAATTGCTTATATGCTGTAGAGAAGCTTAAAGAAGTGGATATCACACTAAGAGGAATGGAACTGGCTCTAAGAAGCATCAATTCATTTCCAATAAGCATGATCAATGAAGACATGAAACATGGTCTTAATAGCCTCATGCAACAAATTAGCTTAACCATAAAAGAAACCAAACACAATTTGCATGGTGCTTCACTAACTGTCCCTGAACCAAGTGAAAAAAACATAACCAATTTTCTCCATTCCCTTCAAACCATTCCAACAACCCTACAAGATTTACCCTTTTATTTTTACTTGTTTTGCACTAAACTCCTCTACATGAAATCACTAGCTGAGCCTACTCCACCTAGTATTCAAGACCAACCTACTGAAAAAAATGGAAATCCAAATTTAAATTCTCCTGAGGGTAACAAAGAAAATTGGGCTAATTCTTTTGTGACAACATTAACAAGCCCAAAACTCATGGCATCATACAAGTGCTCTCTCTCATTGGGCCTTGCTGTTTACTTGGGCTTAGTATACAGCAAAAAGGATGGATTTTGGGCTGGGCTTCCTGTGGCTGTAACCTATACATCTGGCAGGGAAGCCACATTTAGGGTAACAAATCTCAAAGCCCAAGGAACCGTGTTGGGAACAGTGTATGGAGTTCTCATTAGCTTTGTCTTTGAGAGGTTCTTGGTACTAAGATTCTTGTCTCTTTTTCCATGGTTCCTTTTCACAAGTTTCCTCCAAAGAAGTCAAATGTATGGGCCTGCTGGTGGAGTATCTGCAGCTATTGGGGCCCTTTTAATATTGGGTAGGGAAAATTTTGGCCCACCAAAAGAGTTTGCTATTACAAGAATTGTTGAAACGTTTATTGGGCTTTCTTGTTCAATATTTGTGGATATTCTTTTCAGGCCCAAGAGGGCCTCAACATGTGCAAAAGTTGAGTTGTCCAATAGTATTTCCACACTAGTTGAGTCCATTGGATCCTTGTCCATCCTTCATGATTCATCGAAAACCAAGGTAGAACAAAACCAAAAGAAGCTAAAGGGTCATGTTAATAAGCTAAAGAAATTTGTTGTTGAAGCAGAAGCTGAGCCAAATTTTTGGTTCTTGCCATTTCATGGTGCTTGCTATAACAAACTCTTAGAATCTTTGTCAAGATTGGATGATGTATTGCAACTTGGTTCTCAAGCATTGAAGTTCCTCCAACAAGAGGTACAAAGATGTGAGGCATGTTGGAAAGAGCATGTGAATTTGATAGAAGGTGACATTGGACATTTGAAGGAACTCATTTGCAATTCAATGAAGAGTTTTGAGGAGATTTCTAAATTGAAATCTCTTGGGTTTCTTGAGAAGGagcttgagaagaagaagaacactaCTAGTGATGTTGAAGTGGGAAAGTCAACACCAAAGTCAAGTATATGCATGGTTTCTGGCTTAGGAGAAGATGGCCTTGAGAAAACTTTAGGATCTTATCTCCAACATTCAAGAAATGCTGTTGACCAtttatatgatgatgatgatgatgttgaagatGAGAAAGAGTTGAAGAGCCAAGTTGTTTTGAGTTTGAGTGCTTTGGGGTTTTGTTTGAGTGCAATCATGAAAGAGACAATGAAAATTGAAGAAGCAATCAAGGAATTGGTTCAATGGGAAAATCCATCTAGTGTGATTAATTTGTATGAAATATCTTGCAAGCTACATTCCTTGCACAAATGA
- the LOC112787461 gene encoding uncharacterized protein codes for MGERVEGSNLSVTAKPNNAISEKKTYKKPLVSSRPKDFEHRNTEHLLSLTRDGFGSSPVGRLTFFLIKVAALEAVRRVSKSRCPCVWRGLQGLQILVYPPFKWIQRWSPFKGLVRSMQVLSRPLLVLSIATVFTDESQCSDGTPEYITDPHDSEASADLSSVPANSSIGHSESDPEVLEYEKWLIQLKQELEIQGISLPERIDDDELHRFYSACNNDVSSFFTAIKKTIQWRGSYKILSEEELESWSSLVFWHGFDVMQRPCLIVRLGLACRSLVSRDRPQFAQAVISQVEYGVLHLVSAHNPQITVLVDCEGLSPLRIPMKTLRSCSSLLQDHFPNRLGGLFVIRLPSVVRVIAQTFISVLKSTTRKKLKIGEIHQKFLRDNLPTLPAYLGGSCTCIVCCRIGKRNVLQPGATGTSSIHREINISDNEDSSSLHSSSNSDLDEQQNNKYDQLLKTAIISILVFWVLVAISAGIYTPENRLV; via the exons ATGGGAGAGAGGGTGGAAGGTTCTAATTTGAGCGTGACTGCTAAACCGAACAATGCTATCAGTGAGAAGAAAACTTACAAAAAGCCTCTGGTGTCATCTCGCCCCAAAGATTTTGAACACAGAAATACCGAACACCTTCTTTCTTTGACCCGTGATGGATTTGGAAGCAGCCCTGTAGGCCGTCTCACATTTTTTCTAATCAAAGTTGCGGCACTAGAGGCCGTAAGAAGGGTATCCAAGAGTAGATGTCCATGTGTATGGCGAGGTTTACAGGGTCTACAAATCCTTGTCTATCCACCATTTAAATGGATTCAGAGATGGTCACCCTTCAAGGGTTTGGTCAGAAGTATGCAG GTACTATCAAGACCATTATTAGTCCTTTCCATTGCAACTGTTTTTACAGACGAATCACAATGTAGTGATGGGACACCAGAGTATATTACTGATCCCCATGATTCAGAAGCATCTGCAGATCTGTCTTCAGTCCCAGCCAATTCAAGTATAGG TCATAGCGAGAGCGATCCTGAAGTTTTAGAATATGAGAAATGGTTGATTCAGCTCAAGCAAGAGTTGGAAATTCAAGGGATTAGTTTGCCAGAAAG AATCGATGACGATGAGCTCCACAGATTTTACTCAGCTTGTAATAATGACGTTTCAAGCTTCTTTACAGCAATCAAGAAGACAATTCAATGGCGGGGGAGTTACAAAATTTTGTCAGAAGAAGAGCTAGAGAGTTGGTCAAGTTTGGTGTTCTGGCATGGGTTTGATGTGATGCAAAGACCTTGCCTTATTGTAAGGCTTGGCCTAGCTTGTAGATCATTGGTGTCTCGTGATAGACCTCAATTTGCTCAGGCAGTTA TATCACAGGTTGAATATGGAGTCTTGCACTTGGTCAGTGCGCACAACCCTCAGATTACAGTATTGGTGGACTGTGAAGGGCTATCTCCGTTGAGAATTCCCATGAAAACCTTGAGATCTTGTTCTTCCCTTCTGCAAGATCACTTTCCTAATCGACTTGGTGGTTTGTTTGTCATACGACTACCATCTGTCGTTCGAGTCATTGCCCAGACATTTATTTCG GTTTTAAAGTCAACTACCAGGAAAAAGTTGAAAATAGGAGAGATTCATCAGAAATTTCTTCGGGATAATCTGCCGACACTACCAGCATACCTTGGAGGGTCCTGCACTTGCATTGTATGTTGTAGAATTGGCAAGAGGAATGTGCTCCAACCTGGTGCAACTGGAACCAGCAGCATACATAGGGAGATAAATATCAGTGACAATGAGGATTCTTCATCACTGCATTCATCATCCAATAGTGACTTGGATGAGCAGCAGAACAATAAATATGACCAGTTGTTGAAAACAGCCATCATAAGCATTCTAGTATTTTGGGTTTTGGTAGCTATTTCTGCTGGAATATACACTCCTGAAAATCGTTTGGTCTAA
- the LOC112787503 gene encoding uncharacterized protein — MASNLSPAFAYTVLYVKDVAKSVAFYSKAFGYTVRRLDESHRWGELESGNTTIAFTPLHQHETDDLTGSVQASRSGHERPPLEVCFVYSDVDAAFKWAVENGAEAVSKPEVKEWGQKVGYVRDRDGIVIRMGSHVKPPKQD; from the exons ATGGCGTCGAATCTGAGTCCTGCGTTCGCATACACGGTTCTGTACGTGAAAGACGTAGCAAAGTCCGTAGCCTTCTATTCGAAAGCATTCGGCTACACTGTTCGTCGCTTAGACGAGTCACACAG ATGGGGAGAGTTGGAGAGTGGAAACACAACAATAGCATTCACGCCACTGCACCAACACGAGACCGATGATTTGACTGGATCCGTCCAAGCGTCTCGATCCGGCCATGAAAGGCCACCTCTCGAGGTTTGCTTTGTTTACTCTGACGTTGATGCCGCTTTCAAG TGGGCGGTGGAGAACGGAGCGGAGGCGGTGAGCAAGCCAGAGGTGAAGGAATGGGGACAGAAGGTTGGGTACGTCAGAGACAGAGACGGCATCGTCATCAGAATGGGTAGTCATGTCAAGCCACCGAAACAGGATTAA
- the LOC112787487 gene encoding ubiquitin-conjugating enzyme E2 7, with protein MASQASLLLQKQLKDLCKNPVDGFSAGLVDESNIFEWSVTVIGPPDTLYEGGFFNAIMSFPSNYPNSPPTVKFTSEIWHPNVYPDGRVCISILHPPGDDPNGYELASERWNPVHTVESIVLSIISMLSSPNDESPANVEAAKEWRERRDDFKKKVSRCVRKSQEML; from the exons ATGGCGTCTCAGGCTAGCCTTCTCCTTCAAAAACAGCTCAAAG ATCTTTGCAAGAACCCTGTTGATGGGTTCTCCGCGGGTTTGGTCGATGAAAGCAACATCTTTGAATGGAGTGTAACCGTAATTGGACCTCCCGATACTCTCTA TGAGGGGGGATTTTTCAATGCCATCATGAGCTTTCCATCCAATTACCCAAACAGCCCACCAACAGTGAAATTCACTTCCGAGATATGGCACCCAAATG TATATCCTGATGGTCGAGTTTGCATATCAATTCTTCACCCTCCCGGTGACGATCCAAATGGTTATGAGCTTGCAAGTGAGCGCTGGAATCCTGTTCATACG GTAGAGAGTATAGTGCTGAGTATTATATCAATGCTTTCGAGCCCCAATGATGAATCTCCAGCAAACGTTGAAGCTGCC AAGGAatggagagagaggagagatgaTTTCAAGAAGAAGGTTAGTCGATGCGTAAGGAAGTCACAAGAAATGTTGTGA